The following are encoded together in the Kribbella sp. CA-293567 genome:
- a CDS encoding LuxR family transcriptional regulator, protein MTTSYAVRLPADGHGWPLVGRSNDHLQISCRLERADEPGVLLVGEAGVGKTRLLGSLARRCRAEGMNVVELAQALPGTAGRDTVLVIDDLDQLGPTAAALAHRLCATTRPRILATCRSEAVTSPVVVGFYRQRLVEARRLDGLDRSAVAELLSAVLAGPVDALSVDRLWRLTRGNPLFLRQLVETGTNLDLSDGIWRWRGPALAGQSKVGDLVTRRLASLTPAQHLALAYVAHAEPVALDTLEVVADLADLEFLEQERLIQIERFRGRLTASANHPLYGEVVRAATRPADRSSIYRSLVLATAGSASATHLQTVRWRLAAGDRLAPAEIVSAATEALDRCEAPVAEQLARHLPSDPAVRLVLARALVAQDKAVEAEGLLSNPIIGDPSQETAALRALNLFWNLRRPQEAAEVIAYARSTDGADAAALQLAATAVRAFGSRDASWHDLDAPHPPLVIQDAVIAGAADPLRAYLALFQGRPKLVADAIADGRFSAPRSWASMSAALAACRIQGLVMAGRLHEASELVAGRDSVPADGDGPTEAALLAFERGTCEAWSGRLGRALPHFREAKALVDDHVPFPILLYIGTELAGCLASLGRPAEARTVLEELSELLPAGLALQPHLEFTAIRLDAQTGDVERSAARAEALAMRYQSAGRYTNAVEAFYYATRLRPTLPVATALRSCVQHCDSDLFRLMADHADAAATNRYGEVFAVAIAFEGQGYYGMALEAAVQAARLAAAAGEERDATRFRVHAARLRQLCDEPRTPWLVYDDSPSVPLSAREREVCELAARGVDNDLIAERLGLTRKTIANHLHRAYKKLGVRGRDQLRDVLGPAPERVSSAGRPPR, encoded by the coding sequence ATGACGACGTCGTACGCGGTACGGCTGCCAGCCGATGGGCACGGCTGGCCGCTGGTCGGCCGCTCGAACGACCACCTGCAGATCAGCTGCCGGCTCGAACGTGCCGACGAGCCCGGTGTCCTGCTGGTCGGTGAGGCGGGCGTCGGTAAGACCAGACTGCTCGGTTCACTCGCCCGGCGGTGCCGCGCCGAAGGGATGAACGTCGTCGAACTGGCACAGGCACTGCCCGGCACCGCCGGCCGGGACACTGTCCTGGTCATCGACGATCTGGACCAACTCGGCCCCACGGCCGCGGCGCTCGCTCATCGCCTCTGCGCCACCACCCGGCCCCGCATCCTGGCCACCTGCCGCAGCGAGGCAGTCACGTCTCCTGTCGTCGTCGGCTTCTATCGTCAGCGGCTGGTGGAGGCGAGACGCCTCGACGGGCTCGACCGATCCGCGGTGGCCGAGTTGCTCAGCGCGGTACTGGCCGGTCCCGTGGACGCGTTGTCGGTCGATCGGTTGTGGCGGTTGACCCGAGGCAATCCGCTGTTCCTTCGGCAGCTGGTCGAGACCGGTACCAACCTCGACCTGTCCGACGGCATCTGGCGGTGGCGTGGACCGGCGCTGGCGGGACAGAGCAAGGTGGGCGACCTGGTCACCCGCAGGCTGGCTTCGCTGACCCCGGCGCAACACCTCGCCCTCGCCTACGTCGCCCACGCCGAGCCGGTGGCACTCGACACTCTCGAGGTGGTCGCCGATCTCGCGGACCTGGAATTCCTCGAACAGGAACGCCTGATCCAGATCGAGCGGTTCCGTGGCCGGCTGACCGCCTCCGCCAACCACCCCCTGTACGGCGAGGTCGTGCGCGCCGCGACCCGGCCGGCTGACCGGTCGTCCATCTATCGCAGTCTGGTTCTGGCCACCGCCGGCAGCGCCTCGGCCACCCACCTGCAGACGGTTCGCTGGCGACTGGCTGCAGGTGACCGGCTCGCACCCGCCGAGATCGTCAGCGCGGCCACCGAGGCGCTCGATCGCTGCGAAGCTCCAGTCGCCGAACAGCTCGCCCGGCACCTGCCTTCGGATCCAGCTGTTCGCCTTGTCCTCGCTCGTGCTCTGGTCGCCCAGGACAAGGCCGTCGAAGCAGAGGGGTTGCTGAGCAACCCGATCATCGGCGACCCGTCCCAGGAAACGGCCGCGCTGCGCGCACTCAACCTGTTCTGGAACCTGCGCCGGCCCCAGGAAGCTGCAGAGGTTATCGCGTACGCACGAAGTACGGATGGAGCGGACGCGGCGGCGCTGCAGTTGGCAGCAACCGCAGTACGCGCCTTCGGTAGCCGGGACGCGTCCTGGCACGACCTCGACGCGCCACACCCGCCGTTGGTGATCCAGGACGCCGTCATCGCCGGAGCGGCTGACCCGCTGCGTGCCTACCTTGCGTTGTTCCAGGGCCGGCCGAAGCTGGTGGCCGATGCCATCGCGGACGGCCGCTTCAGCGCTCCGCGCAGTTGGGCATCGATGAGCGCCGCGCTCGCGGCCTGCCGGATCCAGGGACTGGTGATGGCGGGACGCCTGCACGAGGCGTCCGAGCTCGTCGCCGGCCGGGACAGTGTCCCGGCCGATGGCGATGGACCGACCGAAGCCGCTCTGCTGGCGTTCGAACGGGGCACGTGTGAAGCCTGGTCCGGGCGGCTGGGCCGTGCCTTGCCGCACTTCCGGGAGGCGAAGGCGTTGGTGGACGACCATGTGCCGTTCCCGATCCTGCTCTACATCGGCACCGAGCTGGCCGGCTGCCTGGCGTCGCTCGGCCGGCCCGCCGAGGCGCGAACCGTGCTCGAAGAGCTGTCCGAACTCTTACCCGCGGGGCTGGCACTGCAACCGCATCTGGAGTTCACCGCGATCAGGCTGGACGCCCAGACGGGCGACGTCGAGCGGTCGGCCGCCCGGGCCGAGGCGCTGGCCATGCGTTATCAGTCGGCCGGCCGGTACACGAACGCCGTCGAGGCCTTCTACTACGCGACCCGGCTGCGCCCTACGTTGCCAGTGGCAACGGCGTTGCGGTCCTGCGTGCAGCACTGTGACAGCGACCTCTTCCGGCTGATGGCCGATCATGCGGACGCCGCAGCAACGAACCGGTACGGCGAGGTGTTCGCCGTGGCGATCGCGTTCGAGGGTCAGGGGTACTACGGGATGGCGCTGGAGGCGGCCGTCCAGGCCGCTCGCTTGGCAGCGGCTGCCGGCGAGGAGCGAGACGCGACCCGATTCCGGGTGCACGCGGCTCGGCTCCGGCAGCTGTGCGACGAGCCGCGGACGCCCTGGCTGGTGTACGACGACAGCCCGTCGGTACCGCTGTCGGCCCGCGAACGCGAGGTCTGCGAGCTGGCCGCCCGGGGAGTCGACAACGACCTGATCGCCGAGCGGCTCGGCCTGACCCGCAAGACGATCGCGAACCACTTGCACCGCGCGTACAAGAAGCTGGGAGTCCGGGGCCGGGACCAGTTGCGCGACGTACTGGGCCCGGCTCCGGAGCGGGTCAGCTCCGCAGGACGACCGCCTCGGTGA
- a CDS encoding discoidin domain-containing protein, translated as MSRALTLRRGIVLGTLASLLLGAAAVSGSLSLRSSSASGTAPAATAECGGTKVRPPRAVASTQEAINPAAHAIDNLLSTRWSGLGSGAHLTLDLGRSHQVCQAGIAWHRGNARWNDFSISLSADGVSYRKAWEGRSSGRTADIEFTALTSPGAARYVRITFQQNPENAWASISEALVMVGGTDPQPVPDVKPVKYWIDRYDNAAAGEDAKYQSLTRSADSWSHYDGAYGIEAAVAAFAATGRTADLNRFLNYSENMVKSSSIRSDGKRGWISQRSDVRGQEVPLFESYAWRYVAHGLDVVKNSSAYATPATRKRYDGLLAFLEVNIFDKWVGRNVNSYVYRVNTHMAAHWGFIAMEVSRLTSSTARRDKAIKIRDDVNDHMPNNKGLGIRDQLRLGVVDSDSYFFNHNFGSTARPGSDVAHGNGVVSYLAEAATLGGQGWSRAEMNGFNHLLTDLVIPRGSEYVDGTGAGNGWLADGFVKLGRFDVGVQKALETHKVQGQQLYMAQMAYNAKVLLGAGQPLAKTAPAAAAAPRLDGNDPVDGVAMLYPTKANGQVWHLSGTPAQDGQLDGPALSRNADGTFKVRNAATRLSVSTSTFVQRRDEPNLEWRQPALRQRGFMNDVNDWRDVEISGYVRYNAGTDTTDAFTWYARGSRHTGAGAAPAACWGTAYKGNLRFSDGAVRFEKEIFHDGGAGYVADKYANGGATLKQRLIGFKTVMYNIPGGVRMEMYLDRANTNTWTKVAGRDDTGSWKVPNANRCQGSQTEVINWGGPKAVFRWDAATDVDVTKLSVREIAPGGGQPPACGTAAPAASAAASTSEAVNPPAQAIDGDLLTRWSGQGSGASLVLDLGAVQALCGTKVAWHKGSTRWNDYTVYTSTDGTTYTKAWEGRSSGTTNALETRLFQAPRTGRFVKISFWGNPENDWASITEAVVLRS; from the coding sequence ATGTCCAGAGCGCTCACCCTGAGGCGCGGCATCGTCCTCGGCACGCTGGCAAGTTTGTTGCTCGGTGCAGCTGCGGTGTCCGGATCGCTCAGTCTGCGATCCAGTTCGGCGTCCGGTACAGCCCCCGCCGCTACTGCCGAGTGCGGCGGCACCAAGGTCAGGCCGCCGCGTGCTGTCGCCAGTACCCAGGAGGCGATCAACCCGGCGGCCCACGCGATCGACAACCTGCTCAGCACCCGCTGGTCGGGGCTGGGCAGCGGAGCGCACCTGACGCTCGACCTGGGCCGGAGTCACCAGGTCTGTCAGGCCGGCATCGCCTGGCATCGCGGTAACGCACGCTGGAACGACTTCAGCATCTCGCTGTCCGCCGACGGCGTCAGCTACCGCAAGGCCTGGGAGGGCCGCAGTTCGGGCCGGACCGCTGACATCGAGTTCACCGCACTGACCAGCCCGGGCGCGGCCCGGTACGTCCGGATCACCTTCCAGCAGAACCCTGAGAACGCCTGGGCGAGCATCAGTGAGGCGCTCGTGATGGTCGGCGGGACGGATCCGCAGCCGGTCCCCGACGTCAAGCCGGTGAAGTACTGGATCGACCGCTATGACAACGCGGCCGCGGGCGAGGATGCGAAGTACCAGTCGCTGACCAGATCTGCCGACTCGTGGAGCCACTACGACGGTGCCTACGGCATCGAAGCCGCGGTGGCCGCCTTCGCCGCGACCGGCCGCACCGCCGATCTCAACCGGTTCCTGAACTACTCGGAGAACATGGTCAAGTCGTCGAGCATCCGCAGTGACGGCAAGCGCGGCTGGATCTCCCAGCGGTCCGACGTGCGCGGACAGGAGGTGCCCCTGTTCGAGAGCTACGCCTGGCGGTACGTCGCGCACGGGCTGGACGTGGTCAAGAACAGCTCCGCCTACGCCACCCCGGCCACCCGCAAACGGTACGACGGCCTGCTGGCCTTCCTCGAGGTCAACATCTTCGACAAGTGGGTCGGCCGGAACGTGAACTCCTACGTGTACCGCGTGAACACCCATATGGCCGCACACTGGGGTTTCATCGCGATGGAGGTGTCTCGCCTGACCAGCAGCACCGCCCGGCGGGACAAGGCGATCAAGATCCGCGACGACGTCAACGACCACATGCCCAACAACAAGGGCCTCGGCATCCGTGACCAGCTCCGGCTCGGCGTGGTGGATTCCGACTCGTACTTCTTCAACCACAACTTCGGCAGCACCGCCCGGCCCGGTTCCGATGTTGCCCATGGCAACGGCGTGGTCAGCTACCTGGCGGAGGCCGCGACCCTCGGTGGACAGGGCTGGAGCCGCGCGGAGATGAACGGCTTCAACCACTTGCTCACCGACTTGGTGATTCCGCGCGGCTCGGAGTACGTCGACGGCACCGGTGCGGGCAACGGCTGGCTGGCCGACGGCTTCGTCAAGCTGGGCCGATTCGATGTCGGGGTGCAGAAGGCGCTGGAGACCCACAAGGTTCAGGGGCAGCAGCTGTACATGGCTCAGATGGCCTACAACGCCAAGGTTCTGCTGGGTGCAGGGCAACCACTCGCCAAGACGGCTCCGGCGGCCGCGGCCGCTCCGCGCCTGGACGGCAACGATCCGGTCGACGGCGTGGCGATGCTCTACCCGACCAAGGCGAACGGGCAGGTCTGGCATCTGTCCGGTACCCCGGCTCAGGACGGCCAGTTGGACGGACCCGCGCTCAGCCGGAACGCCGACGGCACCTTCAAGGTCCGGAACGCCGCGACCCGGCTGAGCGTCTCGACCAGCACGTTCGTCCAGCGCCGCGACGAACCGAACCTGGAGTGGCGACAGCCGGCCCTGCGGCAGCGGGGTTTCATGAACGACGTCAACGACTGGCGCGACGTGGAGATCAGCGGCTACGTCCGCTACAACGCGGGAACCGACACCACCGACGCCTTCACCTGGTACGCCCGCGGTTCCCGGCATACCGGGGCGGGAGCGGCACCAGCGGCCTGCTGGGGTACGGCGTACAAGGGGAACCTGCGGTTCAGTGACGGCGCGGTGCGGTTCGAGAAGGAGATCTTCCACGACGGCGGCGCGGGCTACGTGGCGGACAAGTACGCCAACGGCGGCGCAACCCTCAAGCAGCGGCTGATCGGCTTCAAGACGGTGATGTACAACATTCCGGGCGGGGTCCGGATGGAGATGTACCTGGATCGCGCCAACACCAACACCTGGACGAAGGTGGCCGGCCGCGACGACACCGGTAGCTGGAAGGTGCCGAACGCCAATCGGTGCCAGGGCAGCCAGACCGAGGTGATCAACTGGGGCGGTCCGAAGGCCGTCTTCCGATGGGACGCCGCCACCGACGTCGACGTCACCAAGCTCAGCGTGCGGGAGATCGCCCCGGGTGGCGGTCAGCCGCCGGCGTGCGGGACGGCGGCGCCGGCTGCCTCGGCGGCGGCATCGACCTCGGAAGCGGTGAACCCGCCGGCCCAGGCGATCGACGGTGATCTGCTCACTCGATGGTCGGGCCAGGGCTCCGGCGCTTCGCTGGTTCTCGACCTGGGCGCGGTGCAGGCCTTGTGCGGGACGAAGGTCGCGTGGCACAAGGGAAGTACCCGGTGGAACGACTACACCGTCTACACCTCCACCGACGGTACGACGTACACGAAGGCGTGGGAAGGTCGGAGCAGCGGGACCACGAACGCACTGGAGACGCGACTGTTCCAGGCACCGCGAACCGGCCGGTTCGTGAAGATCTCGTTCTGGGGCAATCCGGAGAACGACTGGGCCAGCATCACCGAGGCGGTCGTCCTGCGGAGCTGA
- a CDS encoding LuxR C-terminal-related transcriptional regulator codes for MEASEALNRRLTARWPLVGRTDQRQLAGELLRSTAGGVLMTGGAGVGKSALAETVLEDCAAAGWHVVRTQAREEQRHVPYSVIAQLLVHRPPQRQPAGVIGAVIRQLRAAAGGRAIVIGIDDVHQLDDASVGLVQHLTATVGAKVLLTARSEAGEAEPVKAFQRRGLVHRLELPSLDRTEFTGLLTEVLGGVMDGVSAEQLWHLTQGNPLHLRHLLQNSARSGALQREDELWRWSSSPDDQPLLRQAVQQAFAELPDDQAFAMTVVALAEPLVLDLAEQVADLNALEALEERRLISVQPAGATLTASTAHPLYGELARAAVSIEERAQVLGRLAKEASGRRVNGVDFADGLLIAQWRLAAGEDLTTEEILDAARLALARSDAAVAEDLVRKLWPRHGVAELIRALVAQGKAAAAEELLAGLTDDALSRELAPLRALNLLWGLGEPAAAQAVVDTSADLSEQAVAQLGILLFSKAEDGHRPDQRELAELLRMAPENLTSDPVIACCALVLRAYLLTFTGRPVQLVEEVADGKISPPDGWATIRGATEICHVHALGLAGRLTDARSTARRYYDEAIRRGDSAQIGVLAFEAAVVEMWAGNHREAWPHLVESRGHLGARTPFPMQAYLASEQAACLAATGRVEEGRSVLLEAREMFPADSGLRDHLAWGEVRVAAYAGAENLAELLQRLTTRQIADHRFSNAVETAYLWARILPDRAAAVRVRELAVRCDSDLFRIYAAHAAALAGQDPNQLLEVATTLESLGYHGLALEAAAAGHELAAAADQRRLATELAHRAARLAERCRGSSTPWLRPFAQPGRLSARELEICRHAAAGLDNGAIAAALGLSTRTVSNHLQRSYDKLGVQGRRDLAAALSDPELPA; via the coding sequence GTGGAGGCGAGTGAGGCGCTCAATCGGCGGCTGACGGCGCGGTGGCCGCTGGTCGGCCGGACGGACCAGCGACAGCTGGCGGGTGAGCTGCTGCGGAGTACCGCTGGTGGCGTACTGATGACAGGCGGGGCCGGGGTCGGGAAATCCGCTCTGGCCGAGACCGTCCTGGAGGACTGCGCCGCCGCAGGGTGGCACGTGGTCAGGACCCAGGCGCGGGAGGAACAGCGTCACGTGCCGTACTCCGTGATCGCGCAACTGCTCGTGCACCGGCCGCCGCAGCGTCAACCCGCCGGCGTGATCGGGGCGGTGATCCGGCAACTACGCGCCGCCGCGGGCGGACGGGCGATCGTGATCGGTATCGATGACGTGCACCAGTTGGACGACGCCTCGGTCGGGCTGGTTCAGCATCTGACCGCAACGGTCGGGGCGAAGGTGCTGCTGACGGCGCGGTCCGAGGCAGGTGAGGCGGAGCCGGTGAAGGCCTTCCAACGACGTGGGCTGGTGCACCGGCTGGAACTGCCCAGCCTGGACCGGACCGAGTTCACCGGGCTGCTCACCGAGGTGCTGGGCGGGGTGATGGACGGGGTGAGTGCCGAGCAGCTCTGGCACCTGACCCAGGGGAACCCGCTGCACCTTCGTCATCTGCTGCAGAACAGTGCACGGTCCGGTGCGCTGCAGCGCGAGGACGAGCTGTGGCGCTGGTCGTCGTCACCGGACGACCAGCCGCTGCTGAGGCAGGCGGTGCAGCAGGCATTCGCCGAGCTGCCGGACGACCAGGCGTTCGCCATGACCGTGGTGGCGCTCGCCGAGCCGCTGGTCCTCGACCTGGCCGAGCAGGTGGCCGACCTGAACGCTCTCGAAGCCCTTGAAGAGCGTCGCCTGATCAGCGTCCAGCCCGCGGGAGCGACGCTGACCGCCAGCACCGCTCACCCCCTGTACGGCGAACTGGCGCGGGCGGCCGTTTCGATCGAAGAGCGGGCCCAGGTGCTCGGCCGGCTCGCCAAGGAGGCCAGCGGCCGTCGAGTCAACGGCGTCGACTTCGCGGACGGCCTGCTGATCGCGCAATGGCGGCTGGCAGCGGGAGAGGACCTGACGACGGAGGAGATCCTCGATGCTGCCCGGCTTGCCCTGGCTCGTAGCGACGCCGCGGTCGCCGAGGACCTGGTGCGAAAGCTGTGGCCGCGTCACGGGGTCGCCGAGCTGATCAGGGCACTGGTTGCCCAGGGCAAAGCCGCGGCGGCCGAGGAGCTGCTGGCCGGGCTGACCGACGATGCGCTCAGCCGGGAGCTGGCGCCTCTTCGCGCGCTGAACCTGCTCTGGGGACTGGGGGAGCCGGCCGCCGCGCAGGCTGTGGTCGACACCAGTGCTGACCTGTCGGAGCAGGCAGTCGCTCAGCTGGGCATCCTGCTGTTCAGCAAGGCCGAGGACGGCCACCGGCCCGACCAGCGGGAACTGGCCGAACTGCTGCGGATGGCGCCCGAGAACCTGACCTCCGACCCCGTCATCGCCTGCTGCGCCCTGGTGCTGCGGGCCTACCTGCTGACCTTCACGGGCCGACCGGTGCAGCTGGTCGAGGAGGTTGCCGATGGCAAGATCAGTCCGCCGGACGGCTGGGCCACGATCCGGGGCGCGACCGAGATCTGCCACGTGCACGCGCTCGGGCTGGCGGGCCGGCTGACCGACGCGCGGTCGACTGCGCGTCGGTACTACGACGAGGCGATCCGTCGCGGCGACTCGGCCCAGATCGGCGTTCTGGCGTTCGAGGCGGCCGTGGTGGAGATGTGGGCCGGCAACCACCGGGAGGCTTGGCCCCACCTGGTCGAGTCTCGCGGGCATCTCGGTGCCCGGACGCCGTTCCCGATGCAGGCGTACCTGGCAAGCGAGCAGGCCGCCTGCCTGGCCGCGACCGGCCGGGTCGAGGAGGGGCGTTCGGTGCTGCTCGAGGCTCGGGAGATGTTCCCGGCCGACTCCGGGCTGCGGGACCACCTGGCGTGGGGTGAGGTCAGAGTGGCGGCGTACGCGGGTGCCGAGAACCTGGCTGAGCTGCTCCAGCGATTGACCACCCGGCAGATCGCGGACCACCGCTTCTCCAACGCCGTCGAGACCGCCTACCTGTGGGCGCGGATCCTGCCGGACCGGGCAGCGGCCGTACGGGTTCGCGAGCTGGCGGTCCGCTGTGACAGCGACCTGTTCCGGATCTATGCGGCACACGCGGCCGCGCTGGCAGGGCAGGATCCGAATCAGTTGCTCGAGGTCGCGACCACGCTGGAGTCTCTCGGATACCACGGGTTGGCACTCGAAGCGGCCGCTGCCGGTCACGAGCTCGCAGCCGCCGCCGACCAGCGCCGACTGGCGACCGAGCTGGCCCATCGAGCTGCCCGGCTCGCCGAGCGCTGCCGCGGCTCGAGTACGCCGTGGCTGCGCCCGTTCGCCCAGCCCGGGCGGTTGAGCGCACGCGAACTGGAGATCTGCCGGCACGCGGCCGCGGGGCTGGACAACGGCGCGATCGCGGCCGCCCTCGGGCTCAGCACGCGGACCGTCTCGAACCATCTGCAGCGGTCCTACGACAAGCTCGGCGTCCAGGGCCGGCGCGACCTGGCCGCGGCCCTGTCCGATCCGGAGCTTCCGGCCTAG
- a CDS encoding helix-turn-helix transcriptional regulator, with product MARWRTGRSVQWAAAYLGDLMLDLEAVSRSGSGRLVGRDGELAEIRSILRPADAPAVLLVGEAGIGKTSLLRAVAKDCEAAGMARLHAVGLPGNVALPLAAIADFLPDSLPSGPGGGFAALREHLTAQAALRPTLICIDDVDHIDQASTELLALLASVPRTRILLTTRAETAPAALTERVTRRRGLRVQQVTALTRSMTADLAASVLGGRLDGMSADQLWRLSNGNPLFVRHLVELGLQSGVLDDTTGIWTWRDGPTAPAALRDLVGDVIGVLEPAERCALGYVAHGEVVSVSLLTRLVDRSTIDSLRNRLLVTVDERGTVRLGHPLYGEVARAASGALRSRRLLRDLADAAGQENDSEQRLRVTTWRLRSGLQVTRDDLERAGMEALDRSDPILAEHLARAAAPNEPLTVLCQALVAQNKVEEVEAALLRADQAGAGADPGLGDWRAALRVLNLFWGLRRPEDARALLAAREHPDGSSSPELRIARLALAVFGPDPELDTDLLTGVSPPCPVLTGVEGTLRAYALTFAGYPQRVADGFQRGQVRMPGLWPTMHGAMAACHLHALMLSGDLKTAQVVGEDYYLAAIERGDRSDVATVCLELGVTAAWAGDRQQAMTRLGEARALADDRLPFPIQAYIFAEYAAAAAAIGDFGKAEAGLAEAVLRMPAGAGLQDHLAMAKVRKLACSGKVATAAAQIPALVDRYLATGRRTNAVECLYYLARLKPSTGTADQLAVASAGCDGELFPLLAAHASGLARQDAEMLASVMAEFEARGFIGMAREAASVVTKLRTGSRHQAAVQRLLDSTTGEPPLWAALPPAVGQLTWREREVCELAASGLENTVVAERLTVSVRTVDNHLHRAYEKLRIRGRLELANALGLRLPHG from the coding sequence GTGGCACGCTGGCGAACCGGGCGGTCCGTGCAGTGGGCCGCTGCCTACCTGGGAGACCTGATGCTGGACCTCGAAGCCGTCTCGCGCAGCGGTTCCGGCCGCCTTGTCGGCCGGGACGGCGAGCTGGCCGAGATCCGGTCGATCCTCCGACCGGCCGACGCACCGGCCGTCCTGCTGGTCGGCGAGGCGGGGATCGGAAAGACCTCCCTGCTGCGTGCTGTGGCCAAGGACTGTGAGGCCGCCGGAATGGCCAGACTGCACGCGGTCGGCCTGCCCGGGAACGTTGCCCTGCCACTCGCGGCCATCGCCGACTTCCTGCCCGATTCGCTGCCGTCCGGACCCGGCGGTGGTTTCGCAGCCTTGCGCGAACATCTGACCGCTCAGGCGGCCCTGCGTCCCACGCTGATCTGTATCGACGACGTCGACCACATCGACCAGGCCTCCACCGAGCTGCTGGCGTTGCTGGCCTCCGTACCGCGGACCAGGATCCTGCTCACCACCCGCGCGGAGACAGCGCCCGCCGCACTCACCGAGCGGGTCACTCGCCGCCGCGGACTGCGGGTCCAACAGGTCACCGCCCTGACCCGGTCCATGACCGCCGACTTGGCCGCGAGTGTGCTGGGAGGCCGGCTGGACGGGATGAGCGCGGACCAGTTGTGGCGGCTCAGCAACGGCAATCCGCTGTTCGTGCGCCATCTGGTCGAGCTAGGGCTGCAGTCCGGCGTACTGGATGACACCACCGGGATCTGGACCTGGCGGGATGGCCCGACCGCGCCTGCCGCGCTCCGTGACCTGGTCGGCGACGTGATCGGAGTACTGGAGCCGGCCGAACGCTGCGCCCTCGGGTACGTCGCACACGGCGAGGTGGTCAGCGTTTCGCTGCTGACCCGGCTGGTGGACCGGTCGACCATCGACTCGCTCCGGAACCGGCTGCTCGTCACCGTCGACGAACGCGGCACGGTCCGCCTCGGGCACCCCCTGTACGGCGAGGTCGCACGGGCCGCAAGTGGAGCGCTCAGGTCTCGCCGGCTGCTCCGGGATCTCGCAGACGCGGCCGGACAGGAGAACGATTCGGAGCAGAGGTTGCGGGTCACCACCTGGAGACTTCGGTCGGGTCTGCAGGTCACCCGGGACGACCTGGAGCGCGCCGGAATGGAGGCGCTGGACCGGTCGGACCCGATCCTGGCCGAACACCTGGCCCGGGCGGCAGCGCCGAACGAGCCACTGACCGTGCTCTGCCAGGCGCTGGTCGCGCAGAACAAGGTGGAGGAGGTCGAGGCCGCACTGCTGCGAGCCGACCAGGCCGGCGCCGGCGCGGATCCCGGTCTGGGTGACTGGCGGGCGGCGCTGCGCGTACTCAACCTCTTCTGGGGCCTGCGCCGTCCCGAGGACGCACGCGCACTGCTTGCGGCCCGAGAACACCCTGACGGCTCGTCCTCCCCCGAGCTGCGGATCGCTCGGCTGGCTCTCGCGGTCTTCGGCCCCGACCCGGAACTGGACACCGACCTGCTCACCGGGGTGTCTCCGCCGTGCCCGGTGCTCACCGGCGTCGAGGGGACCCTGCGCGCCTACGCGTTGACCTTCGCCGGGTATCCACAGCGGGTGGCCGACGGGTTCCAGCGCGGCCAGGTCAGGATGCCGGGTTTGTGGCCGACCATGCACGGCGCGATGGCCGCATGTCATCTGCACGCCCTGATGCTGTCCGGCGATCTGAAGACCGCTCAGGTCGTTGGTGAGGACTACTACCTCGCGGCCATCGAACGCGGTGACCGCTCCGACGTCGCTACCGTGTGTCTCGAGCTGGGCGTCACCGCCGCCTGGGCCGGCGACCGGCAGCAGGCGATGACCAGACTCGGCGAAGCGCGCGCACTCGCCGACGACCGGCTGCCGTTCCCCATCCAGGCATACATCTTCGCGGAGTACGCGGCCGCAGCCGCAGCGATCGGAGACTTCGGCAAGGCAGAGGCAGGCCTGGCCGAAGCCGTACTCCGGATGCCGGCCGGGGCCGGCCTGCAGGACCACCTCGCGATGGCGAAGGTCCGCAAACTGGCCTGCAGCGGCAAGGTGGCCACGGCGGCCGCGCAGATTCCGGCGCTGGTCGACCGCTACCTGGCCACCGGGCGGCGTACCAACGCGGTCGAGTGTCTGTACTACCTCGCCCGGCTGAAGCCGTCCACCGGAACCGCCGACCAGTTGGCGGTCGCGAGCGCAGGATGCGACGGCGAGCTGTTCCCGTTACTGGCGGCACATGCGTCGGGACTTGCCCGGCAGGACGCCGAGATGCTCGCGTCGGTGATGGCGGAGTTCGAGGCGCGGGGGTTCATCGGCATGGCCAGGGAGGCCGCCTCAGTGGTCACGAAGCTGCGCACGGGCAGCAGGCACCAAGCAGCCGTACAGCGCCTTCTCGACTCGACGACCGGCGAACCGCCCTTGTGGGCTGCGCTCCCGCCTGCCGTGGGCCAATTGACCTGGCGGGAGCGGGAGGTCTGCGAGCTGGCGGCCAGTGGATTGGAGAACACCGTCGTAGCCGAGCGGCTCACGGTCTCGGTCCGCACCGTCGACAACCACCTGCACCGGGCGTACGAGAAGCTGCGGATCCGTGGCCGCCTGGAATTGGCGAACGCACTCGGGCTGCGCCTTCCCCACGGCTGA